A region of Chitinophaga horti DNA encodes the following proteins:
- a CDS encoding PDZ domain-containing protein — MNKLLYTLGLAGMTAVALPVIAQEKGANKLGEYDEIILKRKDGKDGKVTVEIKDGEVYVDGKKISEYKGEDISVYHRRNTPVDGNTFSFRGAPRGGMQLYRGEGAPEAPSLAGKAVLGVITAKEEAAGATVKEVSEGSAAEKAGLKEGDVITQVNDAKISEPQELFEAIAAKKPGEEVTVTYLRNKKESKAKAKLGERPAAPLNFGGDDGNTFNFRSMPRGGDDNTFDFRRMPRGGDLEDFFGGMQRQREDNSTRLGLSVQDTEDGKGVKVLDVTEGSAAEKAGFKEEDVITELGGSAVRSARDVVSTYQANKAKGELNAKILRGGKVQTLTVKVPKKLNKADL, encoded by the coding sequence ATGAATAAGCTGTTATACACACTGGGCCTTGCAGGCATGACTGCCGTTGCCTTGCCGGTTATAGCGCAGGAGAAAGGAGCGAATAAACTCGGCGAATACGATGAGATTATTTTGAAGAGAAAGGATGGCAAAGACGGGAAGGTAACCGTCGAGATCAAAGACGGTGAGGTGTATGTGGACGGTAAAAAGATCAGTGAATATAAAGGAGAAGACATTTCCGTTTACCATCGCCGCAATACGCCGGTGGATGGCAATACTTTCAGTTTCAGGGGCGCGCCGCGTGGCGGCATGCAGCTCTACCGCGGCGAAGGGGCTCCCGAGGCCCCATCGCTTGCTGGTAAAGCGGTGTTAGGAGTTATTACGGCCAAGGAAGAAGCGGCTGGCGCAACGGTGAAAGAAGTGTCCGAAGGCAGCGCTGCCGAAAAGGCCGGCCTCAAAGAAGGCGACGTTATCACCCAAGTGAATGATGCTAAAATCAGCGAACCACAGGAACTGTTCGAAGCCATTGCTGCTAAAAAGCCGGGTGAGGAAGTGACCGTGACGTACCTGCGTAATAAAAAGGAAAGCAAGGCAAAAGCTAAATTGGGTGAGAGGCCGGCAGCGCCGTTAAACTTCGGTGGCGATGATGGCAATACCTTCAACTTCCGCAGCATGCCGCGTGGCGGGGACGATAATACGTTCGACTTCCGCAGGATGCCTCGTGGCGGCGACCTGGAGGACTTCTTCGGAGGTATGCAGCGCCAGAGAGAAGATAATAGCACCCGTCTGGGACTGTCTGTACAGGATACAGAAGACGGTAAGGGTGTAAAGGTGCTGGACGTAACTGAAGGCTCCGCAGCGGAAAAGGCCGGGTTTAAGGAGGAGGATGTGATTACAGAACTGGGCGGTTCTGCCGTACGGTCGGCCCGCGACGTGGTAAGCACCTACCAGGCGAACAAGGCTAAAGGCGAACTGAACGCGAAAATACTTCGCGGCGGCAAAGTGCAAACGCTGACCGTAAAAGTGCCAAAAAAGCTGAATAAAGCAGATTTATAG
- the gatB gene encoding Asp-tRNA(Asn)/Glu-tRNA(Gln) amidotransferase subunit GatB, which translates to MSLNIDYSKYEAVIGLEVHAQLQTVSKLFCNDSAAFGGAPNTHISPITLAHPGTLPFLNKKAVEYAIRLGLACHCEIEKENYFARKNYFYPDLPKGYQVSQHTAPICKGGYVAIVTDAGARNITLNRIHLEEDAGKSIHDQDPDNTLIDYNRAGVPLVEIVTEPDLHTSDEAYAYLTVLRRLVRFLEVCDGNMEEGSMRCDANISIRLKGDTNLGTKVEVKNMNSIRNVKRAIDNEVKRQIEMTERGERIVQETRSFDAANGSSFPLRSKEEANDYRYFAEPDLAPFNFSDAFIDDIRKALPPLPEQLVQKYVQQLGLPEYDANVLCDDRETVQYFEALIATTPHYKAAANWMLGPVKSYLNEHSISIDQYPLPAASLAALIALVADGKVNFSIASSRILPELIKTPEKAPLDIATGLNLVQDTDAGSIAPIVDEVLAKYPDKVKEFKAGKKGLMALFVGEVMKLSKGKADPKLTNQLLAEKLR; encoded by the coding sequence ATGAGCTTGAACATCGATTATAGTAAGTACGAAGCCGTAATAGGGCTGGAGGTGCATGCACAGCTGCAAACGGTGAGTAAACTGTTTTGTAACGACAGCGCAGCATTCGGCGGCGCTCCCAATACGCATATCAGTCCCATCACCCTGGCGCACCCGGGTACATTGCCCTTTTTGAACAAGAAGGCCGTAGAGTACGCCATCCGCCTGGGCCTGGCCTGCCATTGTGAAATAGAAAAGGAGAACTATTTTGCCCGTAAAAACTATTTCTATCCCGATCTTCCCAAAGGATACCAGGTATCGCAACATACTGCGCCTATTTGTAAAGGTGGCTACGTAGCTATAGTAACAGATGCAGGTGCCCGTAACATCACACTCAACCGCATCCACCTGGAAGAAGATGCCGGCAAATCGATACACGACCAGGACCCGGACAATACCCTGATCGACTATAACCGTGCAGGTGTGCCGCTGGTGGAGATCGTGACCGAGCCGGATTTACATACTTCGGACGAAGCCTACGCTTACCTCACGGTGTTGCGCCGTCTCGTGCGCTTCCTCGAAGTGTGCGATGGCAATATGGAAGAAGGAAGTATGCGTTGCGATGCGAATATTTCCATCCGCCTGAAAGGCGATACCAATTTAGGCACGAAGGTGGAAGTGAAGAACATGAACTCTATCCGCAACGTGAAACGTGCGATCGATAACGAAGTAAAACGCCAGATCGAAATGACGGAGCGGGGCGAACGTATTGTGCAGGAAACCCGCAGCTTCGATGCTGCTAATGGCAGCTCGTTCCCACTTCGATCTAAAGAAGAAGCAAACGATTACCGCTACTTCGCCGAGCCAGACCTGGCGCCGTTCAACTTCTCCGATGCGTTTATCGATGATATTCGTAAGGCCTTGCCGCCATTGCCGGAACAACTGGTGCAAAAGTATGTGCAGCAACTTGGCCTGCCCGAATACGATGCGAACGTGCTTTGCGACGACCGCGAAACAGTGCAGTATTTCGAAGCGCTTATTGCAACCACACCGCACTACAAAGCCGCAGCCAACTGGATGCTCGGTCCTGTAAAGTCTTACCTGAACGAACATAGCATCAGCATAGATCAGTACCCGCTTCCTGCCGCTTCGCTGGCGGCGCTCATTGCACTGGTGGCAGATGGGAAGGTGAATTTTTCCATCGCCTCTTCCCGCATTTTACCTGAATTGATAAAGACGCCGGAAAAAGCGCCGCTCGATATTGCCACTGGGCTAAACCTGGTGCAGGATACGGATGCCGGCAGCATTGCACCGATCGTAGATGAGGTGCTGGCCAAATATCCGGATAAGGTGAAAGAGTTTAAAGCAGGTAAAAAAGGATTGATGGCGCTGTTCGTAGGAGAGGTAATGAAGTTGTCCAAAGGAAAAGCAGATCCTAAATTGACTAACCAGTTGCTGGCGGAAAAACTCCGTTAA
- a CDS encoding AhpC/TSA family protein — MKKSILLSAFAAALFAVGCNEQEEKGEFKIDVKLANAPLNKVVLEELTIEYPKIVDSTNITDPAGKFTLKGLVNTQGLYRIRFEDGKFIMLALDAGDIAIDGDYNQLEKIAVKGSDGTVEIRDMLNKYNEKSVTLTGLQMRMDSLQQIKGTDSLQAVTNETFTKEVEALKKEVIDVTNNSKNPATAAFAFTLLPPETPQEQTAYKERLANLEKRFPQNPFVKSVAQKLGEQMKQDDQPQPTGPEDGPAKMIGQTAPDFTLPDVNGKMVSLSSFRGKYVLVDFWASWCGPCRQENPNVVKAYNAYKAKNFTILGVSLDREKADWQKAIAADGLNWAHVSDLKFWESAVVPLYNINGIPTNILLDPSGKIVAANLRGNALEAKLGELLK, encoded by the coding sequence ATGAAAAAATCAATATTACTGTCAGCTTTCGCAGCCGCGTTGTTCGCAGTGGGCTGTAATGAGCAGGAGGAGAAAGGGGAGTTTAAGATAGATGTGAAGCTGGCCAATGCACCGCTGAATAAAGTAGTGCTGGAAGAACTCACGATAGAATACCCGAAGATCGTAGATAGCACCAACATTACTGATCCTGCCGGCAAGTTTACGCTGAAAGGATTGGTGAATACACAGGGACTTTACCGCATTCGTTTTGAAGATGGTAAGTTTATTATGCTGGCGCTGGATGCAGGCGACATCGCGATCGACGGAGACTATAATCAACTGGAGAAGATCGCGGTCAAAGGTTCCGACGGCACCGTGGAAATCCGCGATATGCTGAACAAGTATAACGAGAAAAGCGTTACGCTCACCGGCCTTCAGATGCGCATGGACAGTCTGCAGCAGATCAAAGGTACCGATAGCCTGCAAGCGGTTACGAACGAGACGTTCACCAAAGAGGTAGAAGCCTTGAAAAAAGAGGTAATAGATGTGACCAACAATTCTAAAAACCCGGCCACTGCCGCTTTTGCGTTTACACTGTTGCCTCCGGAAACGCCACAGGAGCAAACTGCTTATAAAGAGCGTTTGGCCAACCTGGAAAAACGTTTCCCGCAGAACCCATTTGTAAAATCAGTAGCGCAAAAGCTGGGCGAACAAATGAAACAGGACGACCAGCCACAGCCAACTGGTCCGGAAGATGGTCCGGCTAAAATGATTGGTCAAACCGCGCCTGACTTTACCCTGCCGGATGTTAATGGCAAAATGGTAAGCCTGAGTTCTTTCCGCGGTAAGTATGTACTGGTAGATTTCTGGGCCAGCTGGTGTGGTCCTTGCCGCCAGGAGAACCCGAACGTAGTAAAAGCGTATAATGCCTATAAAGCGAAAAACTTCACCATATTGGGTGTGTCGCTGGACAGGGAAAAAGCAGACTGGCAAAAGGCAATTGCGGCTGACGGTCTTAACTGGGCGCATGTGAGTGACCTCAAGTTTTGGGAATCTGCAGTCGTGCCTTTGTACAACATCAACGGTATACCAACCAACATCCTGCTCGATCCTTCCGGTAAGATCGTAGCTGCTAACCTCCGCGGCAACGCGTTGGAAGCGAAGTTGGGCGAATTATTGAAATAA
- a CDS encoding endonuclease/exonuclease/phosphatase family protein, protein MPAFVRLIILACVLLLTGVSTYASIIVCTWNIRDFGQTRTDEQIRYIAQTIKHCDVVSIQEVVAGAGGAQAVAKLAEHLNRTGVRWDYVVSVSTSSSAYKRERYAFLWKTSRLTKIGAARLEKQYHLQIDREPFYIDLKYEKQIFTLAGFHAITAKQQPEREVKYLRYLPVTKGPYPLVFCGDFNLPSSHSVFNPFKKMGYLPVLTTQKTSLRQKCRGMDCLASAFDNIFIPHRQLNVLRSGVIHFYRDFPLFDQARGISDHIPVFAEIDFR, encoded by the coding sequence ATGCCAGCTTTTGTTAGATTGATTATACTCGCCTGTGTCTTGCTGCTGACGGGCGTTTCCACCTATGCTTCCATCATCGTTTGCACCTGGAACATACGCGACTTCGGACAAACGCGCACCGATGAACAGATCCGTTATATCGCGCAAACGATTAAACATTGTGATGTAGTATCCATACAGGAAGTGGTGGCCGGTGCAGGTGGTGCGCAAGCCGTGGCAAAACTGGCGGAGCATTTGAATCGTACCGGTGTGCGGTGGGATTACGTGGTGAGTGTGTCCACGAGCAGCAGTGCGTATAAGCGCGAACGTTATGCTTTTCTTTGGAAGACGAGCCGCCTGACTAAAATCGGCGCTGCCCGGTTGGAAAAGCAATATCACTTACAGATAGACCGCGAACCGTTTTACATAGATCTAAAATATGAGAAGCAAATATTTACGCTTGCCGGCTTTCACGCCATTACTGCAAAGCAGCAACCGGAGCGGGAGGTAAAGTATCTGCGCTATTTGCCGGTCACGAAAGGGCCTTATCCGTTAGTGTTTTGCGGCGACTTTAACCTGCCGTCTTCCCATAGCGTATTTAACCCGTTTAAGAAGATGGGTTACCTGCCTGTACTCACTACGCAAAAGACATCGCTTCGTCAAAAGTGTAGGGGGATGGATTGCCTGGCTTCCGCATTCGATAATATTTTCATACCGCATCGGCAATTAAATGTGCTCCGCTCCGGCGTGATTCACTTCTATCGCGACTTCCCCCTGTTCGATCAGGCAAGGGGTATTTCTGACCATATTCCTGTATTCGCCGAGATCGACTTCAGGTAA
- a CDS encoding heme/hemin ABC transporter substrate-binding protein, which translates to MKALSRALPAMLLACALLIVNTAQAQKRIVSLNGTVTEILCALGFEKQLVGVDVTSTYPASMQKVAKVGHNRNITAEPVLALQPDLVITTSNHVSPAVLEQFKSVGVKTVVLTQEYSLEGTCTLINQVAAALNVAAKGAALCKQLETDRQGIKALSRPKKVLFIYARGAGTMMVAGKETSLDKMITLAGAKNAADGFKDFKPLTAEALVAANPDVILMFDTGLESMGGVNGLLKVQGVAQTTAGKEKKVIVMDGQLLTGFGPRIVQALRELTQKIEG; encoded by the coding sequence ATGAAAGCTTTATCGCGTGCGCTTCCGGCTATGTTGCTGGCCTGTGCATTGTTGATCGTAAATACGGCGCAGGCGCAAAAACGTATCGTATCGCTCAACGGAACAGTAACCGAAATTCTTTGCGCACTCGGGTTCGAGAAGCAATTAGTAGGTGTGGATGTGACCAGTACTTACCCGGCATCTATGCAAAAAGTAGCCAAGGTGGGTCACAACCGCAACATCACTGCAGAACCTGTACTGGCATTGCAGCCAGACCTGGTGATCACTACATCTAACCACGTATCGCCTGCGGTGTTGGAGCAGTTTAAATCAGTAGGGGTTAAGACCGTCGTACTTACCCAGGAGTATTCACTGGAAGGTACCTGTACCCTCATTAACCAGGTAGCTGCTGCGCTGAACGTGGCTGCGAAAGGCGCTGCGCTTTGCAAACAACTGGAAACAGACCGCCAGGGCATTAAAGCGTTAAGCCGTCCGAAAAAGGTATTATTCATTTATGCGCGTGGTGCCGGTACCATGATGGTGGCCGGTAAAGAAACCTCGCTTGATAAAATGATCACCCTCGCCGGTGCAAAAAATGCAGCGGATGGATTCAAAGATTTCAAACCGTTAACAGCCGAAGCACTTGTGGCTGCCAATCCGGATGTGATCCTGATGTTCGATACCGGGCTGGAAAGCATGGGCGGTGTGAACGGTTTATTGAAAGTGCAGGGCGTAGCACAAACTACGGCCGGTAAAGAAAAGAAAGTAATCGTCATGGACGGTCAGCTGCTCACCGGCTTTGGCCCGCGTATAGTACAGGCGCTGCGCGAACTTACACAGAAGATAGAGGGATAG
- a CDS encoding FecCD family ABC transporter permease, with protein MNKGMKRAGIVTVLVGMLIAAVVFSTGIGAMPISPMQVIAILLAKTGIRVPVAYEEGTAAVLWMIRLPRVVLGVIIGAGLGIAGAALQGLFRNPLADPGLIGVSAGASLTAVMLIVLQSSFSFFADSPLLQYYLMNIVTFCGAVVAVLIVFRISLRNGQAIMSTMLLAGIAINALCNAITGLMTYVSTNEQLRSIIFWLMGSLGGASWRTVLAVLPFVVLPLIFLPRIAYALNVFALGEREAMHSGVKVSRLKTQLIICATMAVAAGVAVAGVIGFVGLVVPHIVRQVTGPDNRILIPCSALLGAVLLTVSDLLCRTIAAPAEIPVGIVTAIIGTPFFIWLILKEKKSLAI; from the coding sequence ATGAATAAAGGAATGAAACGCGCAGGCATTGTTACGGTACTCGTAGGTATGCTGATCGCAGCGGTTGTGTTTAGTACAGGCATTGGTGCCATGCCCATTTCACCCATGCAGGTAATCGCGATCTTACTCGCGAAAACTGGTATTCGTGTACCCGTAGCTTACGAAGAAGGAACGGCCGCCGTATTATGGATGATCCGTTTACCGCGCGTTGTATTAGGCGTCATCATCGGCGCCGGATTGGGTATTGCGGGTGCCGCGTTACAGGGATTATTCCGTAACCCGTTAGCCGATCCCGGACTGATAGGCGTGAGCGCTGGCGCATCGCTTACAGCGGTGATGCTCATCGTACTGCAATCTTCCTTTTCCTTTTTTGCTGACAGTCCGCTCTTACAATATTACCTCATGAACATCGTCACTTTTTGTGGCGCTGTTGTGGCGGTACTAATCGTGTTCCGCATATCGCTGCGTAATGGACAGGCGATCATGTCTACTATGTTGCTGGCGGGTATTGCGATCAACGCGCTGTGTAATGCCATCACCGGGTTAATGACTTATGTATCCACCAATGAACAATTGAGGAGCATCATTTTCTGGTTGATGGGCAGCCTGGGCGGGGCGAGCTGGCGTACAGTGCTGGCGGTGTTGCCCTTTGTGGTGCTCCCGCTGATATTCCTGCCACGCATCGCTTATGCATTAAACGTGTTTGCCCTGGGTGAACGTGAGGCAATGCACAGCGGTGTGAAGGTAAGCCGTCTGAAAACACAGCTGATCATATGTGCCACCATGGCCGTTGCAGCAGGTGTTGCGGTGGCCGGGGTGATAGGCTTTGTAGGACTGGTAGTACCGCATATTGTGAGGCAGGTCACCGGGCCAGACAATCGCATTCTTATTCCCTGTTCGGCTTTGCTGGGAGCAGTACTACTCACCGTTTCAGATCTGCTTTGCCGCACCATTGCCGCTCCGGCGGAAATACCGGTAGGTATTGTAACGGCAATCATCGGTACGCCCTTCTTTATCTGGCTGATATTAAAAGAGAAAAAATCGCTGGCCATATGA
- a CDS encoding heme ABC transporter ATP-binding protein has protein sequence MMLEVNNLTVELGGRPILRNLSIQAGTGAVCVLMGANGEGKSTLLRTLAGEYPHYTGEIKMAGRNLRQMSISDQAQQRAVLSQQLSLSLPFTVQEVVAMGRYVHGGRSATADKELVNYALRQLQVYDLRDRSYLTLSGGQKQRVQMARVLAQLLEVPDIQGMDYAGKKILLLDEPVTGMDILHQQLSLQLAQQLAKQGVLVVAVLHDFQLAAAYAQHVWMLKHGGVHSSGTVRNVFTPANISACFGIAVQVLEHPGFNYPLVVTTTGEGPIQLPTAATALNALNMSTVTATSLKDKWLQFRVDNPKVRIRDAAQQIGTSEGALVAAFAGTCVTRLNPDFRALIKCMPELGKVMVLTRNESCVIERKGVFEKVDVDNPHVGLVLGADIDLRMFMNKWAHGFAVNDDEASGFKTSIQVFDGQGVAVIKFYPTDATDRAAWDKVVADFTADVQDNMIAEQAPARKPVYAEQVDKTAFLEEWAVLKDTHDFFPLIMKHKVSRTQALALAEGRFARKTSNEAAKQLLEQAAASGLEIMIFVGNHGNIEIHTGPVNKILEIPGWINVMDPDLNIHLKMGDIAQSWIVEKPSVDGVVTSLEVFDAAGEMIVQFFGKRKPGQPELETWRALAATL, from the coding sequence ATGATGCTTGAAGTAAACAACCTCACCGTAGAATTAGGCGGCAGGCCCATTCTCCGAAACCTGTCAATACAGGCGGGTACGGGCGCGGTGTGTGTATTGATGGGTGCGAACGGTGAAGGTAAATCTACTTTGCTCCGCACCCTGGCTGGAGAATATCCTCATTACACCGGCGAAATAAAAATGGCAGGCCGCAACCTGCGGCAGATGAGCATTAGCGACCAGGCGCAGCAACGTGCCGTGTTATCTCAACAACTCTCGCTTTCATTGCCATTCACCGTGCAGGAAGTAGTAGCGATGGGGCGCTATGTGCATGGTGGCCGTAGTGCTACAGCCGATAAGGAGCTGGTGAACTATGCTTTAAGGCAGCTACAGGTATACGACCTGCGTGACCGCTCTTACCTCACACTTTCGGGCGGACAAAAGCAACGGGTGCAAATGGCCCGCGTGCTGGCGCAACTGCTGGAAGTGCCGGATATACAGGGCATGGATTATGCCGGCAAAAAAATATTATTACTCGATGAGCCGGTTACCGGTATGGACATCCTGCATCAGCAGCTGTCGCTTCAATTAGCGCAGCAGCTGGCGAAGCAGGGCGTACTGGTAGTAGCTGTGCTGCACGATTTTCAATTGGCTGCAGCGTATGCGCAACATGTATGGATGCTGAAGCATGGAGGTGTACACTCCAGCGGCACTGTACGTAACGTATTTACGCCGGCTAACATTTCCGCCTGTTTCGGTATTGCCGTACAGGTGCTGGAGCATCCCGGCTTCAACTACCCCCTGGTAGTAACCACTACAGGGGAGGGCCCAATTCAATTACCAACTGCCGCTACGGCATTAAACGCATTAAATATGAGTACAGTAACTGCCACATCGCTGAAAGACAAATGGCTGCAATTCCGTGTAGATAATCCGAAAGTACGCATCCGCGATGCCGCGCAACAGATCGGCACCAGCGAAGGTGCATTGGTGGCTGCTTTTGCAGGCACCTGCGTAACCCGCCTTAACCCCGATTTTCGTGCATTGATCAAATGTATGCCCGAGCTGGGGAAAGTAATGGTACTTACGCGCAACGAAAGCTGCGTGATCGAAAGGAAAGGTGTGTTCGAGAAAGTAGATGTAGATAATCCGCATGTAGGCCTGGTATTGGGTGCTGATATCGATCTGCGTATGTTCATGAATAAATGGGCACATGGTTTTGCAGTGAACGATGATGAGGCTTCCGGCTTTAAAACATCCATCCAGGTATTTGATGGCCAGGGTGTAGCAGTGATCAAGTTTTATCCTACCGATGCCACAGATCGTGCAGCATGGGATAAGGTAGTGGCTGATTTTACGGCGGATGTGCAGGATAACATGATTGCGGAACAAGCACCTGCAAGAAAACCCGTGTATGCGGAACAGGTAGATAAGACAGCCTTCCTGGAAGAATGGGCGGTATTGAAAGATACGCATGACTTCTTCCCGCTGATCATGAAACACAAAGTTTCCCGCACACAGGCGCTGGCGCTGGCAGAAGGCCGCTTTGCCCGCAAAACCTCCAACGAAGCGGCGAAACAGCTGTTGGAACAGGCGGCGGCATCCGGCCTGGAAATTATGATTTTCGTAGGCAACCATGGTAATATTGAAATACATACCGGCCCGGTAAACAAGATCCTCGAAATCCCTGGATGGATCAACGTAATGGACCCGGACTTGAACATCCATCTGAAAATGGGCGACATTGCTCAAAGCTGGATCGTGGAGAAGCCTTCGGTAGATGGTGTGGTAACTTCACTCGAAGTATTTGACGCCGCCGGTGAAATGATTGTACAGTTCTTCGGCAAACGTAAGCCCGGCCAACCCGAGCTGGAAACGTGGAGAGCATTGGCCGCAACATTATAA
- a CDS encoding TonB-dependent receptor plug domain-containing protein, giving the protein MQQKDLGEVVVTATRTESLSSKVPIPVSVISRKQIDMLGSRRLDEVLREQTGLALVSDVSGGSHGSGLQLQGFDPAYTMIMIDGQPLIGRNSGMLDLSRITIADIERIEIVKGASSCLYGSEALAGVINIITRKPLSAISLNANLRYGTYNTFDAIMEGGLPFHHNKGHISLSGNYYRTDGFNANPDAQQANTVLPYATYTLQARGGYLLNENNRLNLSARWAHLHQHNDYGYISGVTTSDKRSEKDLNIMATLDSRLRDSSTLKTQYYLTRYGTNESIANKTTGAALEDNFFTQYMQGAELQYTNKWFTGGAGGTLESLEATRYSAKRQMQSAFAYMQIDWKIGAQFGILGGLRYDRNNLYGDQLSPKLAVRYTPNHIINFKASVGRGFKAPDFRQSYLSFTNAQVGYTVLGVEEFETGLQRLQDAGEIGNVLPAAASIRSLSPERSTSYNAGFTLTPLRKIKVEMNVFRNDVTDLINTITVAEKTNGWQVYSYVNVSKARMQGLEVNASWQLPYGFSLSGGYQLLYAKNRDVIDSIKSGTGNYASIADSYGQARRSTEKDYYGIENRSRHMGNLRLAYEHKPLGITVSLRANYRGKYGYTDLNGNQFIDEYDRFVKGYTLLNATVGKTFLQNRLSAQLSVDNITGHMNPFIPNLAGRVYTVGIGWKFLKP; this is encoded by the coding sequence ATGCAGCAGAAAGACCTGGGCGAGGTGGTGGTGACCGCTACGCGCACTGAGAGCCTGAGCAGCAAAGTACCTATTCCCGTTAGCGTTATTTCGCGCAAACAGATTGATATGCTTGGCAGTCGCCGGCTGGATGAAGTACTGCGTGAACAAACCGGGCTTGCATTAGTGTCTGATGTGAGCGGCGGTAGTCATGGTTCGGGCTTGCAGTTACAGGGGTTCGATCCTGCTTATACGATGATCATGATCGACGGGCAGCCGTTAATTGGCCGCAACTCCGGCATGCTCGATCTTTCGCGCATCACCATTGCCGACATAGAGCGTATCGAGATCGTAAAGGGCGCCAGCTCTTGTTTATACGGCAGCGAAGCATTGGCTGGTGTGATCAACATCATTACACGTAAGCCGTTAAGTGCAATAAGTCTGAATGCGAATTTACGATACGGCACTTACAACACCTTTGATGCCATCATGGAAGGCGGCCTGCCATTCCATCATAACAAAGGACATATTTCGCTTTCCGGTAACTATTACCGTACCGATGGTTTTAATGCCAATCCGGATGCGCAACAGGCTAATACCGTATTGCCGTATGCAACGTATACGTTGCAGGCCCGCGGCGGTTACCTGCTTAATGAGAATAACAGGTTAAACCTGTCGGCACGTTGGGCACATCTGCATCAGCATAACGATTACGGTTATATTTCCGGTGTTACCACCAGTGATAAGCGAAGTGAAAAAGACCTGAACATCATGGCTACACTCGATAGCCGCCTGCGCGACAGCAGTACGTTGAAGACGCAATACTACCTCACCCGTTACGGTACCAACGAAAGCATTGCCAACAAAACTACCGGTGCTGCGCTGGAAGATAATTTCTTCACGCAATACATGCAGGGCGCCGAGTTGCAATACACTAACAAATGGTTTACCGGCGGCGCGGGCGGTACGCTCGAATCATTGGAGGCCACCCGTTATTCGGCCAAACGACAAATGCAAAGCGCTTTTGCGTATATGCAGATCGATTGGAAAATAGGAGCGCAATTCGGTATACTCGGCGGCCTTCGTTACGATCGCAACAACCTGTACGGCGATCAGCTGAGTCCTAAACTGGCAGTGCGTTACACGCCGAACCACATCATCAACTTTAAAGCATCTGTCGGTCGTGGATTTAAAGCGCCCGACTTCAGGCAGTCGTACCTGTCATTTACAAACGCACAGGTAGGTTATACCGTATTAGGGGTGGAAGAATTTGAAACCGGTTTACAACGGTTGCAGGATGCGGGCGAAATAGGGAACGTGTTGCCTGCAGCGGCCAGCATCCGGTCATTAAGCCCAGAACGATCTACTTCTTACAACGCCGGTTTTACTTTAACACCCTTGCGTAAAATAAAGGTCGAAATGAACGTGTTCCGGAACGACGTAACAGATCTTATCAACACCATCACAGTTGCCGAAAAAACGAATGGCTGGCAGGTGTACTCTTACGTAAACGTATCCAAAGCCCGTATGCAGGGACTGGAAGTGAACGCCAGCTGGCAGCTGCCTTACGGCTTTTCGCTGAGCGGCGGCTATCAGCTGCTGTATGCAAAGAACCGCGACGTGATCGATTCTATCAAAAGCGGTACTGGTAATTATGCGTCGATAGCAGATAGTTACGGACAGGCGCGCCGTTCCACCGAAAAGGATTACTACGGTATTGAAAACCGCTCGCGGCACATGGGTAACCTGCGACTCGCGTATGAACACAAGCCCTTAGGCATTACCGTCAGTTTACGTGCGAACTATCGCGGTAAGTACGGTTATACTGATTTGAACGGCAACCAGTTCATCGACGAGTACGATCGTTTTGTAAAAGGCTATACACTGTTGAATGCAACTGTGGGAAAAACATTCCTGCAGAACAGGCTGTCTGCACAATTATCGGTGGACAATATCACCGGGCATATGAACCCTTTCATTCCAAACCTTGCGGGGCGTGTATACACCGTGGGTATTGGATGGAAGTTCCTCAAACCATAA